DNA from Acetomicrobium sp. S15 = DSM 107314:
CTTTTCTAACATCCGTCCGTCATCGCCCATCACAACTTTATATAGCGCCGATAGGTTGCCTGGGTTAGTGGCTATAGGTCTTGGCAATTCCGGCACCCGCTTAAGCCTGACTAATATATAGGGCTTTCTTTCTGCCACCCATCCGATGGGCCCAGTGGGTGAAATGAAAGCTGACGGGCTTTGGGTATGGCGCTTTTGCACGAAGCGCGCCGCGTGGATTTCGTCATTGAACACCACTAAAGTGCCAAGGCCGCGGGCTATAGAGCTAGCCGCCACAGCTACGGCAGCAGAGACGTTCGCCGGCCCGTCTGAACCGCTGAGTTTAGGATGTCGCATGGCGCCTGTCACGACTACTGGTATATCGCTTTGCACCAGTAAGTCCAGGGCAAAGGAAGTTTCCTCGATAGTGTCGGTCCCTTGTGTGACCACGACGCCGTCGATCCCGCTACGAGCTTTATCTTCGATCGCTTCGGCCAACATCAACATGTCGTCTGTGGTCAAATCTCCTGAGGGCATTTGACGAAAGTTCGACGCGGACACGTCAATTGCCTCATCCACTCCGGCAGCGCGCACTATTTCTTCAGCCGTAAGGCTCGGTGCCACGCCGCCTGCGGAAAGCGGAACAGAGGCGATGGTGCCGCCTAACGCAAAAAGATGAACACGTGGCAAGCAAATCCCTCC
Protein-coding regions in this window:
- a CDS encoding asparaginase domain-containing protein, with protein sequence MPRVHLFALGGTIASVPLSAGGVAPSLTAEEIVRAAGVDEAIDVSASNFRQMPSGDLTTDDMLMLAEAIEDKARSGIDGVVVTQGTDTIEETSFALDLLVQSDIPVVVTGAMRHPKLSGSDGPANVSAAVAVAASSIARGLGTLVVFNDEIHAARFVQKRHTQSPSAFISPTGPIGWVAERKPYILVRLKRVPELPRPIATNPGNLSALYKVVMGDDGRMLEK